The Prosthecobacter dejongeii genome contains a region encoding:
- the msrA gene encoding peptide-methionine (S)-S-oxide reductase MsrA: MKTFLSLLAAMSTALTPAIAADPAPATPAGKTELAVLGGGCFWCTEAQYEMLKGVKTVVSGYCNGITENPTYKEVCAGDTQHNEVIQIEFDPTVISYKEIVDYFWIAHDPTTLNRQGNDVGDQYRSGIYYLNEEQKKIAQESMKAAQKDWDQPIVTEIVPLKKFYVAEDYHQDYFANNPSQGYCRAVVSPKVSKFRAKLAKEGKFKE, translated from the coding sequence ATGAAAACCTTCCTCTCTCTACTTGCCGCCATGTCCACTGCGCTCACTCCTGCCATCGCCGCAGATCCTGCTCCTGCCACCCCAGCAGGAAAAACCGAACTCGCCGTTCTTGGGGGTGGTTGCTTTTGGTGCACCGAGGCCCAATACGAAATGCTGAAGGGCGTGAAGACCGTGGTCAGCGGTTACTGCAACGGCATCACAGAAAACCCCACTTACAAAGAAGTGTGCGCCGGTGATACCCAGCACAACGAAGTCATCCAGATCGAGTTCGACCCCACCGTCATCAGCTACAAGGAAATCGTGGACTACTTCTGGATCGCCCATGACCCGACCACGCTGAACCGCCAGGGCAACGACGTGGGTGACCAGTATCGCTCAGGTATCTACTACCTGAATGAGGAGCAGAAAAAGATCGCCCAAGAATCCATGAAGGCCGCCCAGAAAGATTGGGACCAGCCCATCGTGACCGAGATCGTGCCATTGAAGAAATTTTACGTCGCGGAGGACTACCACCAGGATTATTTCGCTAACAATCCGAGCCAGGGGTATTGCCGCGCCGTCGTCAGTCCCAAAGTCTCCAAATTCCGCGCCAAACTAGCGAAGGAAGGCAAGTTCAAGGAATAG
- the aroC gene encoding chorismate synthase, producing MSSSLGTLFRISTWGESHGPGVGVVIDGCPPRIPLSVEDIQLELDRRRPGQSKIVTPRKEDDKAEILSGVLDGVTLGTPIGIFVRNTDQRPSAYTEMAQAYRPSHADYTYDAKYGIRAVSGGGRSSARETIGRVAAGAIARKVLQQSLNGYECLAYVKSIQHLEAKVPENLTSELIESNIVRTCDPEAAERMIELIENVRSQGNSVGGVVECVVRGVPPGLGEPVFDKLEADLAKAMMSLPATKGFEIGSGFAGTLMTGLEHNDEFYMDGSQVRTRSNRSGGIQGGISNGEEIVFRVAFKPTATVLREQKTVTNTGEETTLSARGRHDACVLPRAVPMVEAMVHLIIADHWLRQRAQNG from the coding sequence ATGTCCAGCAGCCTCGGCACTCTCTTTCGCATCAGCACCTGGGGTGAATCCCATGGCCCCGGCGTTGGGGTCGTCATTGATGGTTGCCCACCCCGCATCCCGTTGTCGGTGGAAGACATTCAGTTGGAGTTGGATCGCCGCCGCCCTGGCCAGAGCAAGATCGTCACGCCCCGCAAGGAAGACGATAAGGCTGAGATCCTTTCGGGTGTGCTGGATGGAGTGACTCTGGGCACGCCTATTGGGATCTTCGTTCGGAATACCGATCAGCGCCCCTCAGCCTACACGGAAATGGCCCAGGCCTATCGCCCCAGCCATGCGGACTACACGTATGATGCAAAGTATGGCATCCGTGCCGTTTCGGGTGGAGGCCGCTCCAGCGCTCGCGAGACCATCGGCCGTGTGGCAGCAGGGGCCATCGCCCGCAAGGTCCTCCAGCAGTCTTTAAACGGCTACGAATGCCTAGCTTACGTGAAGAGCATCCAGCATCTGGAGGCGAAAGTGCCAGAGAACCTGACTTCTGAGCTCATTGAGTCCAACATCGTCCGCACTTGTGACCCAGAAGCGGCGGAGAGAATGATCGAGCTCATCGAAAACGTGCGCAGTCAGGGCAACAGCGTGGGCGGTGTGGTGGAGTGCGTGGTGCGCGGTGTGCCGCCAGGCCTGGGAGAACCTGTTTTTGATAAGCTGGAAGCAGACCTGGCCAAGGCCATGATGAGCCTGCCAGCGACCAAGGGTTTTGAAATAGGCAGTGGTTTTGCGGGCACGCTGATGACGGGGCTAGAGCACAATGACGAATTCTATATGGATGGCAGCCAGGTGCGCACCCGCAGCAATCGCAGCGGTGGCATCCAGGGTGGCATCAGCAATGGTGAGGAGATCGTCTTCCGTGTGGCCTTCAAACCCACGGCCACCGTGCTGCGTGAGCAGAAGACGGTAACGAATACTGGCGAGGAAACCACCCTCTCGGCCCGGGGTCGTCATGATGCCTGTGTCTTGCCTCGGGCGGTGCCGATGGTGGAGGCCATGGTGCATTTGATCATCGCAGACCATTGGCTGCGTCAGCGCGCCCAGAATGGCTAA
- the rnc gene encoding ribonuclease III, which yields MEALESALGYTFRDPQLLTMALTHGSVGYEAQRTQADNQRLEFLGDAVLQLTLSELLYQRLPQADEGALTKLRAQVVSAKALAAMAKRLHLGRFLIMGRGEESNGGRQRESSLADAMEAVTGALYLDGGLLAVQSFIKRLFQSELEALLLNPCDQNPKGQLQELIQAVGPTPPHYRILQESGPDHDKFFQASVLWMGGVLGTGTGRSKKEAEVAAARAALATASLKEQLKSLGDLNYKATRIPITDCEQTGHNCPQP from the coding sequence ATGGAAGCTCTCGAATCTGCCCTCGGTTACACCTTTCGTGATCCTCAGCTCCTAACCATGGCCCTCACCCACGGCAGCGTGGGCTACGAGGCCCAGCGCACGCAGGCAGACAATCAACGCCTGGAATTTCTCGGCGATGCTGTACTGCAACTGACACTCTCAGAGCTCCTCTATCAAAGACTGCCTCAAGCCGATGAGGGTGCCCTGACGAAATTGCGCGCCCAAGTCGTTTCTGCCAAAGCCCTCGCTGCCATGGCCAAGCGGCTCCATCTAGGGCGCTTCCTCATCATGGGCCGAGGTGAAGAGTCGAACGGTGGACGCCAACGTGAAAGCAGCCTGGCAGATGCCATGGAAGCCGTGACTGGGGCTCTCTATTTAGACGGTGGGCTGCTAGCCGTGCAGTCATTCATCAAGCGGCTGTTTCAGTCTGAGCTGGAAGCTCTCCTGCTCAACCCCTGCGATCAGAATCCCAAAGGTCAGCTCCAAGAGCTCATCCAGGCCGTGGGCCCCACACCACCTCACTACCGCATCCTTCAAGAAAGTGGACCGGATCATGACAAATTCTTTCAGGCCAGTGTGCTCTGGATGGGGGGTGTTCTCGGCACCGGCACCGGACGCAGCAAAAAAGAAGCCGAGGTGGCTGCTGCCCGCGCGGCCTTGGCGACTGCCAGTTTAAAAGAGCAGCTGAAGTCTTTAGGAGATCTTAATTATAAAGCCACTAGAATTCCCATCACAGATTGTGAGCAAACTGGGCACAACTGCCCCCAACCGTGA
- a CDS encoding sulfatase family protein encodes MKAFLFALLATVSAHAITTEPPNIVLVMADDQGWGDMAYNGHPQLKTPNFDAMAKEGIRFDNFHAAAPVCSPTRGSVMTGRTPNRFGCFSWGHTLRPQEITLPEVLKSAGYVTGHYGKWHLGGVQKASPVSPGASGFDHWISAPNFFDLDPVLSDEGTAKQFKGDSSDVTAELAIQFIREQSNQKQRFLAVVWFGSPHNPHQALEADRALYADQPKKVQDFYGEITAMDRAFGRIRQELKTLDLDENTVLWYCSDNGALPKIGSSGGRRGNKGQVYEGGLLVPALLEWPALFKEPKVITAPCTTSDIFPTVLAMAKVEPEKLYPLDGVNLLPLLEGTEKKRSQAIGFWDSKIKGKATPSEKWMKDLLDSQAKGEEPNDPERLAADAGVISGTVPLNKFPGHSAWLDGNWKLHRIEDDKGEVDWELYDLSADSDESRVLFAEQPERVPQMQEALQDWLQSVAKSLNGEDYVK; translated from the coding sequence ATGAAAGCATTTCTTTTTGCCCTGCTGGCCACCGTTTCTGCCCATGCTATCACCACGGAACCTCCCAACATCGTTCTGGTGATGGCAGATGATCAGGGGTGGGGTGACATGGCTTACAACGGCCATCCCCAACTGAAGACACCAAACTTTGATGCCATGGCGAAAGAGGGCATCCGTTTTGACAACTTCCATGCAGCGGCGCCGGTGTGTTCGCCCACCCGTGGCAGTGTGATGACGGGGCGCACCCCAAATCGTTTTGGCTGTTTTTCCTGGGGTCACACCCTGAGGCCGCAGGAGATCACCCTGCCGGAGGTATTGAAGTCAGCGGGCTATGTGACGGGACACTATGGCAAGTGGCATCTGGGTGGGGTGCAGAAGGCGAGTCCTGTGAGCCCTGGTGCGAGTGGGTTTGATCACTGGATCTCGGCTCCCAACTTCTTCGATCTGGATCCGGTGCTAAGCGATGAAGGGACGGCGAAGCAATTCAAGGGTGACAGCTCGGATGTCACTGCTGAGCTTGCCATTCAGTTCATCCGGGAACAGTCTAACCAAAAGCAGCGTTTCTTGGCCGTGGTGTGGTTTGGTTCGCCGCACAATCCTCATCAGGCCTTGGAGGCAGATCGCGCCCTGTATGCGGATCAGCCGAAAAAGGTGCAGGACTTTTATGGCGAGATCACCGCGATGGATCGCGCCTTTGGTCGCATTCGCCAGGAACTGAAGACGCTGGACCTGGATGAGAATACCGTGCTCTGGTATTGCAGTGACAATGGGGCGCTGCCCAAGATCGGCTCCAGCGGTGGTCGCCGTGGCAACAAAGGGCAAGTTTATGAAGGGGGCCTGCTGGTGCCGGCGCTGCTAGAGTGGCCAGCCCTGTTTAAGGAGCCCAAGGTCATCACGGCCCCTTGCACGACCAGCGACATCTTCCCGACCGTTCTTGCCATGGCTAAGGTGGAGCCGGAGAAGTTGTATCCGCTGGATGGTGTGAATTTGCTACCTCTACTGGAAGGCACGGAGAAAAAGCGCAGCCAGGCCATCGGTTTCTGGGATTCCAAAATCAAAGGCAAGGCAACGCCGTCAGAGAAATGGATGAAGGATTTGTTAGACTCTCAAGCCAAAGGGGAAGAGCCAAACGATCCTGAACGATTGGCAGCAGATGCCGGGGTGATTAGTGGAACTGTTCCTTTGAACAAGTTTCCAGGTCATTCCGCATGGCTGGATGGAAACTGGAAATTGCACCGCATCGAGGACGACAAAGGCGAAGTGGACTGGGAACTCTATGATCTGAGTGCGGACTCTGATGAAAGTCGGGTTCTCTTTGCCGAACAACCTGAGCGTGTGCCGCAG